The following are from one region of the Streptomyces fradiae genome:
- the mreD gene encoding rod shape-determining protein MreD: MKINRILLSAALIVVALVVQVSVLARLQLPGAVPDLVLLTVVALALVYGHVTGALAGFSAGLLADLAPPADHAAGRYALVLCVVGYLCGLAKPENGRLKSATGPMTVVVVAAIGSTLLYAGVGALVGDTAARHVGLGFLLFTAALYDLLLAPFTVPLIMAIARRAENDPLADTNGGSGADVASGWLSSGTGLRIGTQRSGLRVKAARTRASRAGRIKGVKRL; the protein is encoded by the coding sequence GTGAAGATCAACCGCATCCTCCTCTCCGCCGCCCTGATCGTCGTCGCCCTCGTCGTCCAGGTCTCCGTCCTCGCCCGCCTCCAGCTCCCCGGCGCCGTCCCCGACCTCGTCCTGCTCACCGTCGTCGCCCTCGCCCTCGTGTACGGGCACGTCACCGGCGCCCTCGCCGGCTTCAGCGCCGGACTGCTCGCCGACCTCGCGCCGCCCGCCGACCACGCCGCCGGGCGCTACGCCCTGGTGCTGTGCGTCGTCGGCTATCTGTGCGGCCTCGCCAAGCCCGAGAACGGCCGGCTCAAGTCCGCCACCGGCCCGATGACCGTGGTCGTCGTCGCCGCGATCGGCTCCACTCTGCTCTACGCGGGCGTCGGCGCCCTCGTCGGCGACACCGCCGCCCGCCATGTCGGCCTCGGCTTCCTGCTGTTCACCGCGGCCCTCTACGACCTGCTCCTCGCGCCCTTCACCGTGCCGCTGATCATGGCGATCGCCCGGCGCGCGGAGAACGACCCGCTGGCCGACACCAACGGCGGCAGCGGCGCCGACGTCGCCTCCGGCTGGCTGTCCTCCGGCACCGGCCTGCGGATCGGCACCCAGCGCAGCGGCCTGCGCGTCAAGGCCGCCCGCACCCGCGCCTCACGCGCCGGACGCATCAAGGGAGTCAAGCGACTGTGA